One Helianthus annuus cultivar XRQ/B chromosome 12, HanXRQr2.0-SUNRISE, whole genome shotgun sequence genomic region harbors:
- the LOC110924665 gene encoding uncharacterized protein LOC110924665 — MSASSVQTMSSGKKSDGEPPSLSLSFIDDLNPSKDMWNLKCRIIWKWVQSFRMDLILLDEKGRKIQAGIKAPLIPQFISQLHEDDFINFYRCTVVTSVNAWQGVDYGFNFIAHSHIVNGEGKDLLTCDVAGIVVWGEVVRCTLWNAYAQEFNDFLSQNSPNETVMAVIQHARIRKWQGQYTVQSDKFGSRLFLNQEIGEINDRRRSLLVKQFEAGASSSQTILSSQSAFNFVNVFYILSIEPVNKALSVISFKVHLTVQDETGSVSFVMFDKDAMKLIGSTANDIRERQVKVDDTESFPHEISRLVEKKLAFKIKISDYNLNHDYHVYIIQKVCDDPDIIAELVAGNGNALEVADELFSQEGSEIKVVQLSESSQMAGTDISKDVISVMADSSVVEAEKDSATSPNGKRSLQDVEGQNVGELSSNNKRNRRKPSRLNP; from the exons ATGTCCGCATCTTCTGTACAAACTATGTCATCCGGCAAGAAATCCGACGGTGAACCACCATCTTTATCACTCAGTTTCATTGATGATTTGAATCCGTCCAAAGATATGTGGAATCTCAAGTGTCGAATCATCTGGAAATGGGTTCAGTCCTTTCGGATGGATCTGATCTTGCTCGATGAGAAG GGCCGTAAGATTCAGGCAGGGATTAAGGCTCCATTGATACCACAGTTTATCTCACAGCTTCATGAGGATGACTTT ATTAACTTTTACCGGTGTACGGTTGTTACAAGTGTGAATGCTTGGCAAGGTGTTGATTACGGATTTAATTTCATCGCACATTCACACATTGTTAATGGAGAAGGAAAGGATCTGCTCACGTGCG ATGTTGCTGGAATTGTTGTCTG GGGAGAAGTAGTCCGTTGTACTTTGTGGAATGCGTATGCACAAGAATTTAATGATTTTTTGTCTCAAAACTCTCCGAATGAGACTGTGATGGCTGTCATTCAGCATGCGAGGATTAGGAAGTGGCAGG GTCAATATACTGTTCAGAGTGATAAGTTTGGAAGTCGTCTATTTCTCAACCAAGAAATTGGTGAGATTAATGATCGTCGCAGGAG tcTTTTAGTGAAACAATTTGAAGCTGGTGCTTCTTCTTCTCAAACCATTCTTTCATCTCAGAGT GCATTTAATTTTGTTAATGTTTTCTATATTTTATCAATTGAGCCTGTTAATAAAGCTTTATCCGTGATATC GTTCAAAGTACATTTGACAGTTCAAGATGAAACTGGCAGCGTTTCTTTTGTGATGTTTGATAAAGATGCAATGAAGCTTATTGGTTCAACTGCGAATGATATAAGGGAACGCCAAGTGAAGGTCGATGATACTGAAAGTTTTCCACATGAAATATCACGTTTGGTCGAAAAGAAGTTGgcgtttaaaattaaaatttctgATTACAACCTTAACCATGACTACCACGTCTACATTATCCAAAAAGTATGTGATGATCCGGACATAATCGCTGAATTGGTTGCTGGTAATGGAAATGCTCTTGAGGTTGCTGATGAG TTGTTTAGTCAAGAAGGTTCAGAAATTAAAGTTGTTCAATTATCTGAATCCTCACAGATGGCCGGTACTGATATTTCAAAG GATGTCATATCTGTTATGGCCGACTCTTCCGTTGTCGAAGCCGAGAAGGATTCGGCCACCAGTCCTAATGGTAAACGTTCGTTGCAGGATGTGGAAGGTCAAAATGTTGGTGAACTCTCTTCTAACAACAAAAGGAACCGGAGGAAGCCATCTAGGCTTAACCCTTAG